TATTTACGGAAGTCGCAGTttgcttgaaattacaaagtcTTTTCAAAGACtacacattattttatttttttgaaaaaaggaaaatgtgcaACGGCTGCGTGCAAAAAGAATACCCCGATCGGGTACGTTAAAATTATGTTGTCAACACTAGCGTAGCATGTTTGGATCAGTAATGGACAATAAGATCTTTATTCGGATGTTTACAATATTAACTttgattcaacttttttttgtttctgctcAGGGAAGCACTTGTCTGGAGAATGGCTCTTACCTAATGAACTACCTGGGCTGTGCCAAATGTCATCACAGGGACTTCGTGTTGATCTGTAATAAAGACACAGAGGATGATGATGGAGAGGAGCTTGTGACTTATGA
The Syngnathus acus chromosome 24, fSynAcu1.2, whole genome shotgun sequence genome window above contains:
- the churc1 gene encoding protein Churchill, with product MCNGCVQKEYPDRGSTCLENGSYLMNYLGCAKCHHRDFVLICNKDTEDDDGEELVTYDHVCKNCDHVIARHEYTFSVVDEYQEYTMLCMLCGKAEDSISVLPDDPRQTASLF